From one Ignavibacteria bacterium genomic stretch:
- the umuD gene encoding translesion error-prone DNA polymerase V autoproteolytic subunit has translation MLKTEIGYRHRLVREQLGLSVPDYAGIMGVRPSTIYSWESGRTAVPHKILTVLEQKYGIPASWILTGIVSQAHQTTIPTLTHLTEQLQKLQAMVTGLRSTSPQVIPSPEIPQPYKIPMLMLGVSAGVPVAAEDTVEQEIDLAEMLLHNPGSTYFIRVVGDSMVNAGIADGDTLIVDCSVQPRYGQIVIARIFGELTVKRYIQQPDGSPILRAENPAYNDIIITADMEFAIIGVVRSCIKQF, from the coding sequence ATGCTAAAGACAGAAATTGGTTACAGACATCGGCTTGTTCGCGAGCAGCTAGGATTATCGGTACCCGATTATGCCGGAATTATGGGGGTTCGCCCATCCACAATATACTCATGGGAAAGTGGCCGTACTGCCGTTCCCCACAAGATACTTACGGTGCTGGAGCAGAAGTACGGTATTCCTGCAAGCTGGATTTTAACCGGTATTGTATCACAGGCGCATCAAACCACCATACCCACACTCACCCATTTAACCGAGCAGCTTCAAAAGCTACAGGCAATGGTAACCGGTCTTCGCAGTACATCACCGCAGGTTATACCAAGTCCGGAAATACCCCAGCCTTACAAAATCCCGATGCTCATGCTGGGGGTAAGCGCAGGTGTACCGGTAGCAGCCGAAGATACTGTAGAGCAGGAAATAGACCTGGCAGAAATGCTGCTCCACAACCCCGGTAGCACATATTTTATTCGGGTTGTGGGAGACAGCATGGTAAATGCAGGTATTGCCGATGGAGATACGCTGATTGTTGACTGTTCCGTACAACCACGGTACGGTCAGATTGTCATAGCCCGCATTTTTGGTGAACTTACAGTTAAGCGCTACATACAGCAGCCTGACGGAAGTCCGATACTACGGGCAGAAAACCCTGCCTATAACGATATCATCATAACTGCCGATATGGAGTTTGCCATCATCGGCGTTGTCCGCTCCTGTATCAAACAGTTTTAA